The sequence aaaaacagttttgttatgAATAATATCAGATGCTAGTGTGTTATCCTCAGTTCTAATGTAAACACACGGTTTTTCCTTGTTCGAAATATTGTAAAGGCCTTTCATTTCTCTGATCAGTTTGACAGTGTTCAACAATCTGGAAACTTTCTTCTCGTAAGGGGCATCCTTCCATTTTTTGAAGTCTCTGATTTGCGGGAAGTCCCAGTACTTGTTCGAGGAGTCATTGTAGTTGTGTATGATGTTGAATGAAAACGAGGGTACTCTCGGAATCAGTTCCTCCGCCAAGTAAACCATGAACGGAGCGAGGCATCGCAGAGAGGTGTCCAAGCAAGCCGTCAGCGTGTGAGCGTGGACATAGCCCATCTTAACATTGAGGCTTTCAAAACCAGGTTTCGTGGCTTCCAAGTAGACGTCACAAAATTCGTTATAAATAAAGTTCCTTAACGCTTTCGTTGCTAAATGGAAATCGTAGTTGTCCATAGCCTGGTTCACCTGCTCCACCATTTCGGCCAGCCTACTGAGAATCCATTTATCAAAGTAAGTGAGGTCTTTCGTCGTGACGTCTTTTCCTAATTTCTCGAGTTTGCGATACGAAAGGCGCGTATATTTAACGCTTTGCCAGATTTTGTTGCAGAACAGTTTGTTCGCGTGACATAAAGCCACATCAAAGTTGACGAAATGCGACTTTATGTCTTGAGACAGTAACGTGAACCTCAGGGCGTCGACTCCACATTCAGGAATACCTTTTGTGCTCGCGAAGTTAGCGTGGTGATACACTAAAGCTTTATCCAACTCTTCAGTGGTCAGAATTCCGTTCCTGTGCATCTCCTTACACCTGTCCTTGAGCTTATCTAATGTGATGCCTTCGATGACGTCCATCGGGTCTATGATATTGCCTCTGCTTTTAGACATTTTCGCACCCTTACTATCGCAAATGATTCCATGCAATAACACCTTGTTGAACGGCAGCTGCCCGGTGACTTCCAGACCTAGGATCACCATTTTGTGAACCCAGAATCCAAGTATATCGTGTCCCGTTGTCATTAGGTTAATAGGGTAGAATTGGCTGTAGTCTTGCGAACGAGACGTTCTGGGCCAGCCGAGCGATGCAAATGGATATATTCCCGACGAGAACCAAGTGTCAAGAACGTCGGTGTCTCTCTCAGCTTTGATGGAGTCTGGCATCGCTCTCAAGATCTTTGACGCATATTTCTTGGCATTGCTCTCGTTACTCGCCGCGATCCACACGACATCTCGGTCTAGCGTGCACTTGTACGCGGGGATCCGATGTCCCCACCACAACTGTCTTGAAATACACCAGTCTCTGCCGTCCGCTGTCCATCTGAGCCAAGACGCGACATGTTTCTCAggcagaatttttaattttcctctTTCCACGAGCTCAGATGCTCTTGCATTCAGTTCACTGCAGGACATGAACCACTGTTCTTTAGGTAGCTGGTCTACAACATCACCAGTTCGACTGCAGATAGGTAGATTGACTTGATGAGGTTTTATATTACGAAGGAGGTCCATTTCCTTTAAAACATTGACTAATATATCCCTGCAATCATAACGTTTGTTCCTGTTGAATCTTCCTGAGTTCATAATGAGACCTTCTTCATCGAAAACTTGTATCATAGGTAGGTTGTGTTGTATTGCTATCTCGTAGTCTATTCTGCTGTGAGCTGGAGTTATTTTGACGGCGCCCGTACCGACTTCCATGTCGACAAAATCGTCGAATATAATCGGTATCGTGGTGTTCCTGAAGGGATGTATTACTCTGCAGTTCTTGAGATGTTTGTACCTGGAGCAATGTAATTGAGACTTATTGCAGGAATCCAGATACTTCTACAGAGCATTGATTGTCAGAGTAACCtgaacaaaaatcttttttgtgttaaattcaAAAACATCTACGACTTATGAATTTCTGTTTAATATCGGAAAGAAAAAATCTCAACAAAACTCATTTCGCGTCTCGCTGtcaaacagatttttatatggttacagaaaaaaaatgagcGAAATATATTACCTTTCATCTTCAGGGTTCACAGCGATCGCGGTATCCCCAAGCATCGTCTCCGGCATAGTGGTAGCCACCACGATCTCATCATCAGAATCATACAACTTGTACGCAAAGTAATACATCATACCAAACCGCACCGGCTTATCATAGCCCGGGATCATGATATCTTTCGCGCCCTTCAACGTGACATTCTCAACCTCAATATCCGAAACTGTTGACTTTAAGGCATTGCACCAGTTAACCAAACTCTTTTTTCTGTATATCAAACCTTTTCtgaataaatgtatgaaagcTGTGTTGACGGCCAGTGTGTGCTTTTGGTCTAAGGTGAATACTTGTCGAGACCAGTCGAGCGAACACCCAAGGGTTTCCAATTGCTTGCTTATGGTATCACCATGCATTTCCTTCCATTTCCACACTTCTTGAACGAACTTGTCTCGGCCTAGAGCATGCCGTGTTAAGTCTTGCTTTGTCTTCAGATGTTTTTCGACGACTCCCTGTAAAGTATTAAGCGAATTAACAGACAGCAGtgtacatattttatgacataGTCTAGTTTGCGATGTGCCTTTTGAGCCCAAATTGCTGTGAGCATTTTTAGGCACTCCTAATGGCACTTCGTACACGTTCAATCTCCATTGAGATCTGcgctaaataacaataattgcgATGCAGATTGATTGGTGAGAATAAGATCGGATTTTGATTGATTCGAAAAATGAGAAGAATCTAAAACCGCTCTTTTTCCATTCATGATGTTTATACTGATAATAGAATGAGTACTAGCATAAGGAACAACACATAACGCTttagtccatccaaaggttgtgtgcaataaagaatattctatacATCTTGAGTGATAAATACTTCTGAGGGTAAGCACAAGCGCAAGTGATTATAGACTTAAAGGTGTACAGTGCAAAActtgaaaatttatttgtattttattatatgtgaCCTATTTGGTGTGCCACAGTCAGTAGGGGCCTTTATAGTCCCCACATGACTTGCATGAGTATTCAAGTGTTAcagattaattgtttttttcctttctaCATACCTGTGTAGCTATCCCAGCGTGATCAGTCCCTGGAAGCCACAAACAGTTGTGACCTGTAGACCGCTTGTGTCTCATTATAACATCTTGTATTGTGCAGGAGAGTGCATGACCTGAAAATATATACAGGAAATagatttcaataataattcCTTGTTGCCCTCAGTTGTGTTCTTTCTGTTCTATGCATGGGCTTGTATGCACAAGGTAATGGTTCTATCCCAATGcatacaaaatacaaatgtcagtttttaaaagttatgtaatttattaattcactgactaatggtgaaggaaaacaatGAGAGGAAATCAGGTTTCCAattattggaatctgaaatcgccaacctgcaTTGAGCTAATTTGATTACAAATCTCGATACTCAAACCTTCCTTTTATGGGAAGgagcctgtgcccagcagtgggttggATATAGggtaacattattattgttataatcatCAACATCTTGGCCCTGAAATGCTTTTCTTCAGAGATAGGTCATCTGAAGGCAGAAACTGGTGAGGTTGGAAGCCAACCCAGTATCACCTTGGGTTTAAGGTAAGCAGAAGAATACACATAAAGGTATATGTAACCTCTTTGCTGGAATATAGCAATATTACACCTGCTAAAGTCTATTactaacaattaaaacaatattcttgCAAACTTTCAGTCATGATTTTTGCAAAATAACTTCAGTATCAATTTAACAGTAACAGCAATAAGCAACAGATTTGAAGCAATAACAAAACACAGCAGT is a genomic window of Trichoplusia ni isolate ovarian cell line Hi5 chromosome 24, tn1, whole genome shotgun sequence containing:
- the LOC113505078 gene encoding valine--tRNA ligase-like yields the protein MLRQLSINFPNNNVKLRHMRWLSSTTNIELKPDLSANAYQPKLVEKKKVYENWLKYDLFTPEYPSSKPSFSMVLPPPNVTGKLHLGHALSCTIQDVIMRHKRSTGHNCLWLPGTDHAGIATQGVVEKHLKTKQDLTRHALGRDKFVQEVWKWKEMHGDTISKQLETLGCSLDWSRQVFTLDQKHTLAVNTAFIHLFRKGLIYRKKSLVNWCNALKSTVSDIEVENVTLKGAKDIMIPGYDKPVRFGMMYYFAYKLYDSDDEIVVATTMPETMLGDTAIAVNPEDERYKHLKNCRVIHPFRNTTIPIIFDDFVDMEVGTGAVKITPAHSRIDYEIAIQHNLPMIQVFDEEGLIMNSGRFNRNKRYDCRDILVNVLKEMDLLRNIKPHQVNLPICSRTGDVVDQLPKEQWFMSCSELNARASELVERGKLKILPEKHVASWLRWTADGRDWCISRQLWWGHRIPAYKCTLDRDVVWIAASNESNAKKYASKILRAMPDSIKAERDTDVLDTWFSSGIYPFASLGWPRTSRSQDYSQFYPINLMTTGHDILGFWVHKMVILGLEVTGQLPFNKVLLHGIICDSKGAKMSKSRGNIIDPMDVIEGITLDKLKDRCKEMHRNGILTTEELDKALVYHHANFASTKGIPECGVDALRFTLLSQDIKSHFVNFDVALCHANKLFCNKIWQSVKYTRLSYRKLEKLGKDVTTKDLTYFDKWILSRLAEMVEQVNQAMDNYDFHLATKALRNFIYNEFCDVYLEATKPGFESLNVKMGYVHAHTLTACLDTSLRCLAPFMVYLAEELIPRVPSFSFNIIHNYNDSSNKYWDFPQIRDFKKWKDAPYEKKVSRLLNTVKLIREMKGLYNISNKEKPCVYIRTEDNTLASDIIHNKTVFVNLTRCGDIKFEKDPTTNFVTAILDGDTEVNVELAGEDVEIAVFAAKNKLEKKIKMLEESLSKLEAKFSSGHYLTHAPEWTQIVDRERMISKRRELEELQRLM